A genomic segment from Papaver somniferum cultivar HN1 unplaced genomic scaffold, ASM357369v1 unplaced-scaffold_3, whole genome shotgun sequence encodes:
- the LOC113341605 gene encoding zinc finger CCCH domain-containing protein 1-like, producing the protein MADSEPSKEPVSSFFRKPSKNKNIRKQKNEGEKEEKEEDFKGSSVIIQKPKSAPKADIKLHFSTGTLTKQLAETNQEAAESRRFYFDSSKEIQVQHDSRATAAYTVSGEKAGGAHGPLRASTHIRTSTRWDYRPDICKDYKQTGYCGFGDSCKFVHDGGDYKSGWQTEREWEEAEKIRKRNLAL; encoded by the coding sequence ATGGCGGATTCTGAACCTTCAAAGGAACCGGTGAGTAGTTTCTTTCGAAAACCATCTAAGAACAAAAACATAAGAAAGCAAAAGAATGAGGGTGAAaaggaagagaaagaagaagattttaaaGGTTCTTCAGTAATCATTCAAAAACCCAAATCGGCTCCAAAAGCTGATATTAAGTTACATTTTTCGACTGGGACATTGACAAAACAATTGGCTGAAACAAATCAAGAAGCTGCTGAGTCTAGGAGATTTTATTTTGATTCGTCGAAAGAAATTCAGGTTCAACACGATAGCAGAGCTACAGCGGCGTATACAGTTTCTGGTGAGAAAGCCGGTGGAGCACATGGACCACTTAGGGCTTCTACTCATATTAGGACGTCTACAAGGTGGGATTATCGACCAGATATATGTAAGGATTATAAGCAGACTGGGTATTGTGGGTTTGGGGATTCTTGTAAGTTTGTGCATGATGGAGGAGATTATAAGTCTGGATGGCAGACGGAGAGAGAATGGGAGGAAGCTGAGAAGATTCGAAAGAGGAATTTAGCTTTATAa
- the LOC113341544 gene encoding protein trichome birefringence-like 2 has product MKKLRISDTLSHLLGTAPSSPSSHLRRKGLLISIFLGFGFVLGGSILVLTIINFMCPSFFPQNHLDIYYLKFSFPRWQNSPTRTSTSSPISSANNNVTQTYDHEHTVNSLNYTSSSNIVPIDHTPGALVVTKDTYSVPTSSTNNFSSDSNCTKPYDLKKLANGSVNSPGGGECDIFEGEWVMVDDRKPYYPPGSCPYIQTQATNCYSNGRRDVEYLKWQWQWQSHPTNAGCCKNIPSFLNATDLLERLRGKKLVFAGDSLNRNMYKSMVCIIWNAISDKSRIISSGGDFSITYKDYNCTVAFVWTAFLVNHLGVFTPEKETIRLDLIDELSASRYRDADIIVFDAWHWWNYQKTHDGINFFQEGDYLYSKLDINIAYTKALTTWSNWIDKNIDSNRTQVVFRGFSLTHFAGGKWNTGGGCNLETEPIPCNETYVKPSPIQWEILEGTLGKMKTDVLYLNVSKLTYYRADAHPSVYGKNYTVQERIKAPQDCSHWCLPGVPDTWNELLYASLLKAGKGSFGNKS; this is encoded by the exons ATGAAGAAGCTTAGGATTTCGGATACGTTAAGTCACTTATTAGGAACAGCACCATCATCGCCGTCATCTCATTTGAGGAGAAAAGGATTGCTgatatcaatatttcttggttttggTTTCGTTCTTGGAGGTTCGATACTTGTTCTTACAATTATTAACTTCATGTGTCCATCTTTTTTTCCTCAAAACCATCTCGATATATACTATCTCAAGTTTTCATTTCCCCGTTGGCAGAACTCTCCGACCCGAACTAGTACTAGTAGTCCCATTTCTTCTGCTAACAATAATGTGACGCAAACGTATGATCATGAACATACGGTAAACAGTTTGAATTATACCTCGTCAAGTAATATTGTTCCAATTGATCATACTCCTGGAGCATTAGTGGTTACAAAAGATACTTATTCTGTTCCAACCTCATCAACTAATAATTTTTCTAGTGATAGTAATTGTACTAAACCATATGATCTGAAGAAACTAGCAAACGGTAGTGTAAATTCTCCTGGTGGTGGTGAATGTGATATTTTTGAAGGTGAATGGGTAATGGTCGATGATCGAAAACCATATTATCCTCCGGGTTCTTGTCCTTACATCCAAACTCAAGCTACCAATTGCTATAGTAATGGAAGACGTGATGTTGAGTACTTAAAATGGCAATGGCAGTGGCAATCTCACCCAACAAATGCAGGGTGCTGTAAGAATATACCGAG CTTCCTCAATGCAACCGATTTGCTAGAGAGATTGAGAGGAAAGAAGTTGGTTTTTGCAGGGGATTCCTTGAATAGGAATATGTATAAGTCTATGGTATGTATAATTTGGAATGCTATTTCAGATAAGAGCAGAATTATAAGCAGCGGAGGAGATTTCAGCATAACGTACAAG GACTACAATTGTACCGTAGCATTTGTGTGGACTGCATTTCTTGTAAACCATCTCGGTGTATTTACACCAGAAAAGGAGACAATAAGATTGGACTTGATTGACGAGTTATCAGCATCTAGATACCGTGACGCTGATATTATAGTTTTTGATGCATGGCATTGGTGGAATTATCAGAAAACTCATGACGG AATTAACTTTTTTCAAGAGGGCGATTACTTGTACTCGAAACTGGATATAAATATAGCATACACGAAGGCCCTTACTACTTGGAGTAATTGGATTGACAAGAACATCGATTCTAACAGAACCCAAGTTGTTTTCAGAGGATTTTCGCTTACCCATTTTGC AGGAGGGAAATGGAACACCGGTGGAGGATGCAACCTGGAGACGGAGCCAATTCCGTGTAATGAAACATATGTAAAGCCATCCCCTATACAATGGGAAATACTAGAAGGCACTCTTGGAAAAATGAAGACTGATGTACTGTACCTGAACGTCAGTAAGCTTACGTATTATCGAGCTGACGCACACCCTTCCGTGTATGGCAAAAATTACACTGTACAAGAAAGAATTAAAGCTCCTCAGGACTGCAGTCATTGGTGCTTACCAGGTGTACCTGATACATGGAACGAGTTGTTGTATGCTTCTCTTTTGAAGGCTGGTAAAGGATCTTTTGGCAATAAATCGTAA